A single genomic interval of Lathyrus oleraceus cultivar Zhongwan6 chromosome 7, CAAS_Psat_ZW6_1.0, whole genome shotgun sequence harbors:
- the LOC127103868 gene encoding uncharacterized protein LOC127103868 — MLTVECSAIIQNNIPPKLKDPGSCSIPCVIGKFIIDKALCYLGASVSLMPLSTCGKLNLGELRPTKMSLQLADCSVKFPVGMPENVPVRIGQFYIPIDFVIMDIKEDSHIPIILGRPFLATARAIIDVKKGMLTIKVGEETVEFLLAKFLQAPAIVDSCCLLDVIDECVKEMEKEPIRYTEVLKVPTPLIFEDDNWHEPYVDDSLRECLALTPNPIPCPEKPSLEIKTLPKDLRYELLDTDRERPVIVNPDLGQIETEKLLHVLRKYPTTLGYNISDLKGISPYICMHHIMLEEDCKTSIEH; from the coding sequence ATGCTTACTGTAGAATGTAGCGCTATCATTCAAAATAACATACCTCCTAAACTGAAAGACCCTGGTAGTTGTTCCATACCATGTGTAATCGGAAAGTTTatcatagacaaagctctatgtTATTTAGGAGCCAGTGTTAGTTTAATGCCATTATCCACATGCGGAAAACTCAATttgggagaattaagaccaacaAAGATGTCTCTACAACTAGCTGACTGTTCTGTTAAATTTCCCGTAGGTATGCCAGAGAACGTTCCCGTTCGAATAGGACAATTCTATATTCCTATCGACTTTGTGATAATGGATATAAAGGAGGATTCCCACATCCCTATTATTCTAGGAAGACCCTTTTTAGCCACAGCCAGAGCCATCATAGATGTGAAGAAAGGAATGCTAACAATCAAAGTCGGAGAAGAAACAGTTGAATTTCTCTTAGCTAAATTCCTACAAGCACCAGCTATAGTCGACTCATGTTGTCTCTTAGACGTCATAGACGAATGTGTGAAAGAAATGGAGAAGGAACCAATTAGGTATACGGAAGTACTGAAAGTTCCAACACCTCTTATATTTGAAGATgataattggcatgaaccatacGTAGATGACAGTCTGAGAGAATGTCTAGCGCTAACCCCAAATCCAATACCATGCCCAGAGAAACCTTCATTAGAAATTAAAACACTACCCAAAGATCTAAGGTATGAGTTATTGGACACCGATCGTGAAAGACCAGTTATAGTCAACCCTGACTTAGGACAGATAGAAACTGAAAAATTACTCCATGTCTTAAGAAAGTATCCAACAACTCTAGGCTATAACATATCTGACTTAAAAGGAATAAGCCCATATATATGTATGCATCACATTATGCTAGAGGAGGACTGTAAAACCTCTATAGAGCATTAG